Proteins from a single region of Felis catus isolate Fca126 chromosome B4, F.catus_Fca126_mat1.0, whole genome shotgun sequence:
- the YEATS4 gene encoding YEATS domain-containing protein 4 isoform X1, translated as MFKRMAEFGPDSGGRVKGVTIVKPIVYGNVARYFGKKREEDGHTHQWTVYVKPYRNEDMSAYVKKIQFKLHESYGNPLRVVTKPPYEITETGWGEFEIIIKIFFIDPNERPVTLYHLLKLFQSDTNAMLGKKTVVSEFYDEMIFQDPTAMMQQLLTTSRQLTLGAYKHETEFAELEVKTREKLEAAKKKTSFEIAELKERLKASRETINCLKNEIRKLEEDDQTKEI; from the exons ATGTTCAAGAGAATGGCCGAATTTGGGCCTGACTCCGGCGGGAGAGTGAAG ggggTTACTATCGTTAAACCAATAGTTTATGGTAATGTTGCTCGATATTtcgggaagaagagagaagaggatggGCACACCCATCAGTGGACAGTGTATGTCAAACCGTATAGAAATGAG GATATGTCAGCATATGTGAAGAAAATCCAATTTAAATTACATGAAAGCTATGGCAATCCTTTAAGAG ttGTTACTAAGCCTCCATATGAAATTACTGAAACAGGATGGGGTGAATTTGAAAtaatcatcaaaatatttttcattgatcCTAATGAAAGACCT gTGACCCTCTATCATTTATTAAAGCTGTTTCAGTCAGACACCAATGCAATgctgggaaaaaagacagtggtTTCAGAGTTCTATGATGAAATG ATATTTCAAGACCCAACAGCAATGATGCAACAATTATTAACAACATCTCGCCAGCTAACGTTAGGAGCCTATAAGCATGAAACAGAAT tTGCAGAACTTGAAgtgaaaaccagagaaaaattagaagctgcaaaaaaaaaaacaagctttgaAATCGCAGAGCTTAAGGAGAGATTAAAGGCAAGTCGTGAAActataaattgtttaaaaaatgaaatcaggaaacTTGAAGAAGATGATCAGACAAAAGAGATATAA